CCGTTAGCGGAAGCTGAGTGGCCAGAGATTAAAGCAACCCTTGCTCGAGCAAGTCAGTTGCAGGCTGCTACTCAAGAAATTATTGACGAAGTAGCGCAAAAAGATTTGGAGCTGTGTCTTAGTGACAAAGATGAATTATCGGTGACGGGTATAAAGTCACTTTCAGAGGCTCGACAAAATAATGTGTTGCGACATTGGCTGCAATTATTGGGGCAGGAGATGCCAAGCCAAAAAGTGTTGCAGCAGTTAAAACAACAAATGCTTGAGGCTGAAAGCGGAGCACATCCTAGTATAGAATTTTCCGGCGGTTCGGTTAAGCGCTTCCAAGGGGACTTACTTTGGGTTAGCGACCTCAAGCCTTTTGAATTAAGTCCTGTAAGTTGGGACGGTCAAACGGATTTGGTCGTTGCCGATACACTGAAGCTACCGTCAGACTGGCTCAAAACTCACCATCCTGAACTCGTTGGCGAAAAACTGAGGGTTCAAACACGCCAAGGAGGTGAGCGTTTGAGAAAGCTCAATGCCAGTCATACCACGAGCCTCAAAAATTACTTTCAAGAGTCAGGTCTCGCGCCTTGGCAACGTCAACAAGCGCTATTAATTCTGCACAATGACGAAGTCAAAGCGGTGTACACGGAGCATCTGAGTCATCACTAAAACGTGTCATCAAGCTTTTTAAGGCTCCAGTTATGATGCTGCGCCCAAGATTTAACGATACGGTTGTCGTGTGAGTTGTCCAAAGGGCGAAAGCCGGCTGTCGGGTTATGCAGAGCGTCTTCTATCGCAAGATTGTGGGCAAAAAAGATGGGGTCTAAAAACTCCATGAGTGTGGGCTCTTCAAGGGCGAAATTCACCGGCTTTTTGTTTGCTAAAACGGATTTTTCTGAAAAATTAAAACCAAACTCATCTTCTGCTCCAGCGTTGGCGAGAATTTTCCCCTTAAACCATCGGCGCTTATAGCTTTGACTCAATAAATCTTTAATTCCAGTTGCTGTGATGATGATGTCAGCGTCTTTAATGGCGATTTCAACATCTTTTTGCTCAGAACCAGAAACCGCAGTATATCCCTTGGATGTAATAAGGTTTAAGCGCTCTGGTAGCATGTCGATAACTGTAATATGAGGTGTTTTTTGGGCAAAGTAATAAGCAATACCGGTTCCCACTTT
The Kangiella marina DNA segment above includes these coding regions:
- the tilS gene encoding tRNA lysidine(34) synthetase TilS — encoded protein: MNHNEPVTAAVSRFLALDSSKNTSSYLVALSGGADSVALLHAFSQQVDASRLKAVYIDHQLQSISSEWAAFNRQLCQALGVDFEVISVEVASASSLEAEARKARYQALSSLIQNNQCLLTGHHQDDQAETLLLQLFRGAGSKGLSAMPAFTPFSHGAHARPLLGVTKQDIQNYCQRQSLDYVDDPSNQNTQHRRNFLRHKLLPLAEAEWPEIKATLARASQLQAATQEIIDEVAQKDLELCLSDKDELSVTGIKSLSEARQNNVLRHWLQLLGQEMPSQKVLQQLKQQMLEAESGAHPSIEFSGGSVKRFQGDLLWVSDLKPFELSPVSWDGQTDLVVADTLKLPSDWLKTHHPELVGEKLRVQTRQGGERLRKLNASHTTSLKNYFQESGLAPWQRQQALLILHNDEVKAVYTEHLSHH